In a genomic window of Thalassophryne amazonica chromosome 12, fThaAma1.1, whole genome shotgun sequence:
- the ndc1 gene encoding nucleoporin NDC1 isoform X1: protein MISPEQSCWFEHKVVWWRSAASVAWSVLLLPASTVVFVVLSRFSFLHPIRSTSECFTLLTSVTSFFPFILLCLVVLTVGLLNLKYYRVVPTIACSKVALLAQLLHPRQFAISLVHCIMGVAVAWCCAVTIGGRYQNLDETCTQSDGSSQRCLNEYQLFLLLAGAFAGWYHSLLGVVHNINYVSFNTVQQYKYLRFKGSLPLVVKCSITQALYSVRNYIVLYFFLGHIPRTWVCNMLNLQVNSSVHPLDGVAGLLDVSLLYHLWITGTFLLLTWYITLLLFRIFVTEAYTFPVQLCFTEEVHQCLPKVLTVKQPMILKFLALQDLALLSQHTPSRRREVFMLSQPGGHPHNWNAISTECLCLLADLTQRLVTYHDTVATNGRNKLQSTGSDCKTSSETTTLGTEEPLTPRPSMLIKTPASVFSLSLVGAQHSPLTAPFTPDLDSPFSSPALRRLTAPVEQCSPWYGSVQSPHIMRRAPKLWSTSTDSPANGSHPPSPAAIPPPKLEVSKPSFLALFLQNRKEQVKNFLAKRALIMYLFNKLPEASSQALFADSQAHIWALEGLSYLVKTSFSEDQFGVVQTSLPSILGSMLLLQEAVDRHFKLPHASSKPIRTARSMGDATYKTLRFALRATLKTAIYRITTTFGDHLNAVQMSAEHRKRLQQFLEFKE, encoded by the exons ATGATTTCGCCAGAGCAAAGTTGCTGGTTTGAACACAAG GTGGTTTGGTGGAGAAGTGCAGCCAGCGTGGCCTGGTCTGTGCTGCTGTTACCGGCCTCTACGGTCGTCTTTGTCGTCCTCAGCAGGTTCAGTTTTCTCCATCCCATCCGGTCAACATCAG AATGTTTCACCCTCCTGACGAGTGTCACCAGCTTCTTCCCCTTCATCCTGCTGTGTTTAGTCGTTCTCACGGTTGGACTCCTGAACCTGAAGTATTACAGAG tcgtcccAACAATCGCATGCTCAAAAGTGGCCCTCTTGGCTCAGCTCCTCCACCCTCGTCAGTTTGCCATCTCCTTGGTCcactgcatcatgggagtagcagTGGCTTGGTGTTGTGCTGTAACAATTGGTGGCAGGTACCAGAATCTTGATGAAACATGCACACAGTCTGATGG TTCCTCTCAGAGGTGCCTGAATGAGTATCAGTTGTTCCTTCTTCTGGCGGGGGCCTTTGCTGGCTGGTACCACAGTCTGCTGGGAGTTGTCCACAACATAAACTACGTGTCCTTCAACACTGTTCAG CAATATAAATACCTCCGCTTTAAAGGATCTCTGCCTTTGGTGGTGAAGTGCAGCATCACTCAAGCTCTTTATTCTGTTCGGAACTATAttgttttgtatttctttttgG GACACATTCCAAGAACGTGGGTGTGTAACATGTTGAATCTTCAGGTGAACAG TTCTGTCCACCCCCTGGACGGGGTCGCCGGATTGCTGGACGTCTCACTGCTCTACCACCTGTGGATTACTGGCACTTTTCTCCTCCTCACGTGGTACATCACACTGCTGCTCTTCAGGATATTTGTCACTGAG GCGTACACTTTTCCTGTGCAGTTGTGTTTTACTGAAGAAGTACATCAGTGTCTTCCCAAAGTTCTTACTGTGAAGCAGCCAATGATATTGAAG TTCTTGGCTCTACAGGATTTGGCCCTGCTGTCTCAGCACACCCCATCACGGCGCCGTGAGGTCTTCATGCTAAGCCAGCCAG GTGGTCATCCTCATAACTGGAACGCCATCAGTACGGAGTGTCTGTGTCTACTGGCTGATCTGACACAGAGACTCGTCACCTATCATGATACTGTAGCTACAAATGGCAGAAACAAATTACAGTCTACAGGAAGTGACTGCAAGACGTCATCTGAAACCACAA CATTGGGTACAGAGGAACCATTGACCCCAAGGCCCAGCATGCTGATCAAAACTCCAGCTTCAGTTTTCAGTCTCTCCCTTGTCGGAGCTCAGCACAGTCCTCTGACGGCGCCCTTCACCCCCGACCTGGACAGCCCTTTCTCCTCTCCAGCTCTTCGGCGTCTGACCGCGCCTGTAGAGCAATGCTCGCCGTGGTACGGCTCGGTGCAGAGCCCACACATAATGAGGAGGGCCCCAAAACTCTGGTCCACCTCAACAG ATTCACCCGCTAACGGCAGTCATCCACCTTCACCTGCTGCCATCCCACCTCCAAAGTTAGAAGTCTCCAAACCAAGTTTTCTGGCTCTGTTTCTCCAGAACAGAAAGGAACAG GTGAAAAATTTCTTGGCAAAGCGGGCGCTGATAATGTATCTGTTTAACAAG CTTCCAGAAGCCTCCAGCCAGGCGCTCTTTGCAGACAGCCAGGCCCACATCTGGGCTTTGGAAG GGCTGTCTTACCTGGTGAAAACCTCCTTCTCAGAGGACCAGTTTGGGGTTGTGCAGACTTCATTACCCAGCATCCTCGGTTCCATGCTACTCTTACAAGAG GCCGTAGACAGACACTTCAAGTTGCCTCACGCCTCCAGTAAACCCATCAGGACAGCGCGCAGCATGGGAGATGCCACATACAAAACGCTGCGCTTTGCACTCAGGGCCACACTCAAGACTGCCATATACAGGATAACAACCACTTTTGGAGACCATTTGAA TGCTGTTCAGATGTCTGCAGAGCATCGGAAGAGGTTGCAGCAGTTTCTGGAGTTTAAGGAATAA
- the ndc1 gene encoding nucleoporin NDC1 isoform X2 — MISPEQSCWFEHKVVWWRSAASVAWSVLLLPASTVVFVVLSRFSFLHPIRSTSECFTLLTSVTSFFPFILLCLVVLTVGLLNLKYYRVVPTIACSKVALLAQLLHPRQFAISLVHCIMGVAVAWCCAVTIGGRYQNLDETCTQSDGSSQRCLNEYQLFLLLAGAFAGWYHSLLGVVHNINYVSFNTVQQYKYLRFKGSLPLVVKCSITQALYSVRNYIVLYFFLGHIPRTWVCNMLNLQVNSSVHPLDGVAGLLDVSLLYHLWITGTFLLLTWYITLLLFRIFVTEAYTFPVQLCFTEEVHQCLPKVLTVKQPMILKFLALQDLALLSQHTPSRRREVFMLSQPGGHPHNWNAISTECLCLLADLTQRLVTYHDTVATNGRNKLQSTGSDCKTSSETTTLGTEEPLTPRPSMLIKTPASVFSLSLVGAQHSPLTAPFTPDLDSPFSSPALRRLTAPVEQCSPWYGSVQSPHIMRRAPKLWSTSTDSPANGSHPPSPAAIPPPKLEVSKPSFLALFLQNRKEQLPEASSQALFADSQAHIWALEGLSYLVKTSFSEDQFGVVQTSLPSILGSMLLLQEAVDRHFKLPHASSKPIRTARSMGDATYKTLRFALRATLKTAIYRITTTFGDHLNAVQMSAEHRKRLQQFLEFKE, encoded by the exons ATGATTTCGCCAGAGCAAAGTTGCTGGTTTGAACACAAG GTGGTTTGGTGGAGAAGTGCAGCCAGCGTGGCCTGGTCTGTGCTGCTGTTACCGGCCTCTACGGTCGTCTTTGTCGTCCTCAGCAGGTTCAGTTTTCTCCATCCCATCCGGTCAACATCAG AATGTTTCACCCTCCTGACGAGTGTCACCAGCTTCTTCCCCTTCATCCTGCTGTGTTTAGTCGTTCTCACGGTTGGACTCCTGAACCTGAAGTATTACAGAG tcgtcccAACAATCGCATGCTCAAAAGTGGCCCTCTTGGCTCAGCTCCTCCACCCTCGTCAGTTTGCCATCTCCTTGGTCcactgcatcatgggagtagcagTGGCTTGGTGTTGTGCTGTAACAATTGGTGGCAGGTACCAGAATCTTGATGAAACATGCACACAGTCTGATGG TTCCTCTCAGAGGTGCCTGAATGAGTATCAGTTGTTCCTTCTTCTGGCGGGGGCCTTTGCTGGCTGGTACCACAGTCTGCTGGGAGTTGTCCACAACATAAACTACGTGTCCTTCAACACTGTTCAG CAATATAAATACCTCCGCTTTAAAGGATCTCTGCCTTTGGTGGTGAAGTGCAGCATCACTCAAGCTCTTTATTCTGTTCGGAACTATAttgttttgtatttctttttgG GACACATTCCAAGAACGTGGGTGTGTAACATGTTGAATCTTCAGGTGAACAG TTCTGTCCACCCCCTGGACGGGGTCGCCGGATTGCTGGACGTCTCACTGCTCTACCACCTGTGGATTACTGGCACTTTTCTCCTCCTCACGTGGTACATCACACTGCTGCTCTTCAGGATATTTGTCACTGAG GCGTACACTTTTCCTGTGCAGTTGTGTTTTACTGAAGAAGTACATCAGTGTCTTCCCAAAGTTCTTACTGTGAAGCAGCCAATGATATTGAAG TTCTTGGCTCTACAGGATTTGGCCCTGCTGTCTCAGCACACCCCATCACGGCGCCGTGAGGTCTTCATGCTAAGCCAGCCAG GTGGTCATCCTCATAACTGGAACGCCATCAGTACGGAGTGTCTGTGTCTACTGGCTGATCTGACACAGAGACTCGTCACCTATCATGATACTGTAGCTACAAATGGCAGAAACAAATTACAGTCTACAGGAAGTGACTGCAAGACGTCATCTGAAACCACAA CATTGGGTACAGAGGAACCATTGACCCCAAGGCCCAGCATGCTGATCAAAACTCCAGCTTCAGTTTTCAGTCTCTCCCTTGTCGGAGCTCAGCACAGTCCTCTGACGGCGCCCTTCACCCCCGACCTGGACAGCCCTTTCTCCTCTCCAGCTCTTCGGCGTCTGACCGCGCCTGTAGAGCAATGCTCGCCGTGGTACGGCTCGGTGCAGAGCCCACACATAATGAGGAGGGCCCCAAAACTCTGGTCCACCTCAACAG ATTCACCCGCTAACGGCAGTCATCCACCTTCACCTGCTGCCATCCCACCTCCAAAGTTAGAAGTCTCCAAACCAAGTTTTCTGGCTCTGTTTCTCCAGAACAGAAAGGAACAG CTTCCAGAAGCCTCCAGCCAGGCGCTCTTTGCAGACAGCCAGGCCCACATCTGGGCTTTGGAAG GGCTGTCTTACCTGGTGAAAACCTCCTTCTCAGAGGACCAGTTTGGGGTTGTGCAGACTTCATTACCCAGCATCCTCGGTTCCATGCTACTCTTACAAGAG GCCGTAGACAGACACTTCAAGTTGCCTCACGCCTCCAGTAAACCCATCAGGACAGCGCGCAGCATGGGAGATGCCACATACAAAACGCTGCGCTTTGCACTCAGGGCCACACTCAAGACTGCCATATACAGGATAACAACCACTTTTGGAGACCATTTGAA TGCTGTTCAGATGTCTGCAGAGCATCGGAAGAGGTTGCAGCAGTTTCTGGAGTTTAAGGAATAA